CCGTCAAATCAAAACCATCTCAGTGACTATTCCGGCAGTGGTTGGCCCCTACCAAAACATTAACGCTACCCTCACACAAACGAGCAACAAGGTATTAATTGAACCTGATGAAAAAGCTGTTAAGTGGTTGCTGACTGGACAAGGTGATTCTCCTGAGTTGCGAATCCTGCGTCAAGATTGGCGAAACAGCCAACAAATTGCTATTTCCAAAGGAGTTAACGATAGCGGTTTATTTGTCCTTAATTTTCAGGACGATCGCTACCTTCCTTTTGAAGGCACTGGAGCTATTTCCGACTGGATACTCGCAATGCCTCCTACTAAAGCAAAGAACCAAATAGATTTTGTTGATAGTATTACCGATGTCATCATTACCCTCAGCTATACAGCGTTGGAAGGAGGGCCTACTATTCGTGACGCTGTAGCCGAAGAGATCGAGAAGCTTACCGGACAGTAGGTTCTTCATTTAAGGCGAGACTTACTTCAAAATCAAAATAGCCATGAGCTATTCTTTGTTGTCTGGTGTAATCGGAGAGCGAAAAATTTCAGGGGAGGTAGACTGAGGGCAAGCAAACTCATGCACCTGACGGGGTGACAAGAAAGCTACAAGGCAGACTGAATAAAGATTATAGCTCGCAGTCCCTTCTGAAAAAAAGGCAATTCCCACCGACTTATTTTTCATTAATTCTTGAGCTAAATCCGACCACTTGTCCATTGCTGCTATCCATAAGAACCCATATTGGCCAATCCAAAAGTTACTATGACGTTTAGAGTCTCGTCCTACTTCTTGAAGGCGATTGATATATTTTTGTTGCCCCAGTTCTTTAATTTTTAACCCCTGTAAGGATGTAATAGTATAAGCAATTGCTATTAATAAAATTAGACGAGTTAAGCGTTCAACAGAAGCTTTAGAACCTTCCAAATTATAACCACCGCTTTTATTAAACTAAGCGATGCCCTCACGAGCATCGCTCGTCTTCAAAACCGTGCGTAAACCTTTCGGCTTCAGGGGGCGACAAGCGCTCCAGAACGCTTGATGGCTAATGGTTTTTGGGTTTTACCCCCGGATGGAAAAGTTGAAGGCAGGACTTGCTTAGTGGCAATAAACTCGCGGTAGTCCAAACATATACCCTTGCAAAATTCTGGTTTTATGGTAAAAAAGAACGGTCTCGCTAATATAACAAGACCGCCACAAAAACTAATAATATATGTTGCCACAATTCTACCAGACAATTCTGGGAAAATATCTCACGAAAGCACAATTAATTACTCTAAATATGCTCCTATGGGTACTACAAACCCAAAAACAAGTAAAAATAGAGAAACTGGCAGCAGTTTTTCCATTACCAATTCAAGAAAATAGTCGTCGTCGCCACTTGCAGAGGTTTTTAAGATTAAATGCTTTGAGCGTAGTTTTGCTGTGGTTTCCGATAATTAAAGAGCTTTTATTTAGAGAAATAAAGCCAGGAAAGAAACTGATAGTAGCCCTAGATAGAACTCAATGGCGCGACCATATTGTCTTGATGGCAAGTGCGATTTATCATAAGAGAGCCTTCCCAATATTTTGGGAATTATTGGATAAAGATGGAGCGAGTTCTCTGGCGGAACAACAAAAAGTGTTGCGGCCAGTTATCCGTTTACTGAGAAGGTATAAATTAGTCATTATTGGCGACCGGGAATTTCATAGTGTTGAACTAGCGCAGTGGTTACACCGTCAGAACATAAGCTTTGTATTTCGCCAAAAAAAGGACACAACTTTCCGCCAAAAAAGACCCAAAGTAAATCCTTAAAAAGCCTGACAATAAAACCAGGCCCAAAAAAGTTTTATAGAGATATAATCTGGAGTCAAAATCAAGGGTTTTTCAGGTTTAATCTTGCTATTTATTGTCCAAGGAAATATAAAAGCAAACAAAAAGATGAACCTCTCTACCTTTTAACTAATCTTGAGGATTGCCAAACTACATTATCAGCTTATAGTAAACGTTTTGGCATAGAGCGGAGCCGGAGATGCTCCGTCTCCGGCTATGTTTAAAGATTCTAAAACCGGGGGGTATAATCTGGAAGATTCCAAAGCTTCCCCTGATAGATTAGTAAGATTAATATTACTAATTGCTTTAGCCATGACAGCCGCATGGTTACATGGAAAAAGAACTGTTCAGGGGGGGCAACAAGCATATATTTGTAGGCTCTCTGAAAGCCAAAGAAATAGAAAAAGGCATAGCAACTTTTGGGTTGGTTTATATGGTCACAATTGGATAGTTGCCTTTCAGGAGTGTCTTGAATGGGTAGAGCAATTAATTGGTTGTATTCCCCATAAACGCAAATTTTATCGGCAGGGCTTAAGGGCTATAAAGCTTATACAGCAACCCTTCTAGGAGGCTTGTCGCCCCCTGAAGATAAAAACCTCTAACTGTCGGCAAACTCCCTCAAAATCCCGCAAAACCTCAAGATTTGTAAACCTAACTACTTTTAGTCTATTGCCTTCTAAAATCCGCGTCCTCTCCTTATCGTAATACTTACCCTGAGCAGTAAAATGACTTTCTCCATCAATTTCGATAATTAGGTTTTAAGCAGCACAACATTAGAAGTCAACTATAAAATTATCAATGGGACAATGCCTTAAAACATGAAATGGAAAAGTTCTCAAAATAATTTCGCAGGCCGGTTCTGCATCCACCGGCTCCATAATATCCCAAACATCTCAACACGCACCGGCCCTTCCACCGGCCCTACAGCATCCATCGGCTGGAATGGGGCATTGCCGCAACCGTGATGACTTCATCGTGACCCTTCGCTCAGGGCAACGCTCTCCACAGAAGCCGATGCCGAGCAATCCAAATGGTTTTTTACTTGACTATTGAGTTGATTGACTTGTTTGATTTCATTGACTAAACCGCGCCGAAGCTTAAAGAGACGATAGTGGAATGTCCATATTGGAGGCCGGTAGGAAATCGCATTTTATTCGATATCGGGCGATTAGGCCAGTGTATTGTGTTGGCCATTTTACTCATTGGGGCCAAGTCCGTCGTCTGGAGCAGCGGTGGTCGAGGTGTATTCTGTTGGCCATTTTACCCTTAAGTCTGCTATAAAATGCCGGTCTTAGCACATCTAAGAGAGGCTGGTGGTAGCTCACAGTCGTGCCAAACAAGCATGAGGGCCAGGGACATGAGAGCGCTTTTCAGGTGGCGCAGAGAGAAATTGTCCACCCCACATCACAGGAGGTGGGGTAATACCGGCCTACGCACCTACTAGATATTTTGGCCATTTTCCTAACGTAACGTCCTCGTACTGATGTTTGGGGTGACACCGGCTCCATCAATAGAAGTGGCCGCCTCATAGACAGCTTTTACCTTTAAAAATGACGCATAAAATTACGCTAAACTTTTTATCCCGCAATAACTTTATTTTTTTATTTATTTCTTGGTTTAAGTAAAATACTATAAATTCTTAGGAACGCTCTTTTTTTTGGATGTGGACGTATTTGATAAAAAACTGCTGATTTTTTTATTTTTCTTTGGTTGTTAATAAATCTTTTAGGGTTGGCAGTTTCGCCTCGTAACTGTTATGGAAACACCCCTTTACCAGAGATGGTTTATTTGAAGAACGCTACCGGACTCCGGTAGGGCCTTATTGCCTGTGTGGAAGTTCCCCCTAGACTGTGGGAAGATGAAGACACCAAGTATGGGTTTACTGTCCCGTTTCCGCCTATGAAAGCGTCTAAAAAAGGTAATGATGTCCCAGTTGTTCTGGCATTAGCGGAACCATTACCTCTAGCTAGACACCCGGCGGCTGTCTACTTGAGTCAATTAGCAGCGTCGTCAAGGCGGACGATGACACACAATTTAAACTGGGTGGCCAATTTATTAAGTAATGGCCAATGTGACCATCTGACTTTGGATTGGGCAAAACTAAAATATGAACATACCGCTGCGCTACGTTCGGTTTTGGCAGAAACACATCCACCAACAACAGGCAACCTGAAGCTGACAGCAGTTAAGCAAGTTCTAAAATGTGCTCGGAAACTAAAGCTGATAAGCATTGATGATTATGAAGATGCGGTGAGTGTGCCTCCCCTGACAGGAAATACACCACCAAGGGGCCGGCTTTTACAACCAGAAGAGATAGAAGCGCTGATCCGGGTATGTGTAGAATCTAAAACGCCATCCGGTACAAGGGATGCAGCAGCAATTGCCTGTTTATGTGCAGGATTAAGGCGATCTGAAGTAGTAGCACTGAATTTAAAAGATTATAATGCAGAGAACGGCTGTCTATTGGTAGTAGAAGGGAAAGGGAAAAAGACAAGACAGGCTTATTTACCACCGGGGGGTACTAAATTAATTGATGATTGGTTAGGGGTGAGAGGACGTAAAGCCGGCCCATTGCTTTACCGATGTGTTGGGAAGGCCATTCAAACGGAACGCATAACTGCCGATGCCCTAGCGTTAAGGTTGATAGAAAGGGGAGCAGCAGCCGGCCTCGGTACTTTTTCTGCCCATGATTTCCGCCGCACATTTATTAGTAATCTGTTGGATAAAGGAGCGGATATGGTAACAGTGCAAAAGTTGGCCGGTCATGCAGACCCGGCGACTACTGCTAAATATGATCGGCGCGGTGAAGAAGTAAAACGTAAAGCGGTTGAATTGTTGGATGGGTTCGGGTTAAAGCCGGAATTAGAGTAATTCTAGCAACTAGACAACCCCAATTAAAAAAGCAATATTGCAAGCAATAAATATTAGCAAGTTAGCCATTTTGTTACTTTATTATGTTTTTTATACAAAATTCTAAGATTTGATGTAATTTCTATAGTAGGAAGACAGAAATAAGGTAAGGTCTTTTTAGCTTTAATAAAATTCCAAACTCAAACTTTTTTTTACGCTTATGACCCTCTATTCATATATCTCGAAGTCACAAAAATTTACCAATATTTTGCTGCAATTATAATAACTATTTGCATTTTTATCTAAGGACTAAGCATCAGCCGGCCTAGAATTGGACACTAACCACCGGCAACCAACAGTCAAGGACTAACCACCGGCCCGTAGACAACCGTACACTACCCACCGATCTACACCCAAAAATGCCACTTCAATGATGCCGGTGTTTCCTACTAAATCAGGCCGACATTATGCTGCAAGCAATGTTGTCAGAATTGTCAGGGCAGCGGCAATCAGGGCCGGTCTTGAACAAAAAGTATCACCTCATTGGTTGCCTGAAAGCCCACGCAACACATTCATTAGATAGGGGTGCTCCTCTACATCTGGTACAAGCAACTTTGGGACATTCTAGCATTTCCACAACAGAACGCTATCTACACGCCCGACCAGATGATAGTTCATCCCGGTATTTACCTAAAACTTAGGGCTTTGACAGGGGTAAAAAAGCTAATTTAGTTCGACAATCTATACCAAAATGCTCAGTATTTGTTTTATTTTAATAGATAAATCAAACTTTATGCAAAGCAAAAAATGGCGTTATTACCTGATGAAACGTTAGCCACAGTCCTCATGTTACAAAGAGAATTATTAGAACGACTTGAGGGAGCATAAAATGCAAAGCCAGAATATAGATTTAATCCGAA
The nucleotide sequence above comes from Ancylothrix sp. D3o. Encoded proteins:
- a CDS encoding tyrosine-type recombinase/integrase, with the protein product MLQAMLSELSGQRQSGPVLNKKYHLIGCLKAHATHSLDRGAPLHLVQATLGHSSISTTERYLHARPDDSSSRYLPKT
- a CDS encoding transposase, with product MLPQFYQTILGKYLTKAQLITLNMLLWVLQTQKQVKIEKLAAVFPLPIQENSRRRHLQRFLRLNALSVVLLWFPIIKELLFREIKPGKKLIVALDRTQWRDHIVLMASAIYHKRAFPIFWELLDKDGASSLAEQQKVLRPVIRLLRRYKLVIIGDREFHSVELAQWLHRQNISFVFRQKKDTTFRQKRPKVNP
- a CDS encoding DUF559 domain-containing protein, with protein sequence MIEIDGESHFTAQGKYYDKERTRILEGNRLKVVRFTNLEVLRDFEGVCRQLEVFIFRGRQAS
- a CDS encoding site-specific integrase, which produces MTHNLNWVANLLSNGQCDHLTLDWAKLKYEHTAALRSVLAETHPPTTGNLKLTAVKQVLKCARKLKLISIDDYEDAVSVPPLTGNTPPRGRLLQPEEIEALIRVCVESKTPSGTRDAAAIACLCAGLRRSEVVALNLKDYNAENGCLLVVEGKGKKTRQAYLPPGGTKLIDDWLGVRGRKAGPLLYRCVGKAIQTERITADALALRLIERGAAAGLGTFSAHDFRRTFISNLLDKGADMVTVQKLAGHADPATTAKYDRRGEEVKRKAVELLDGFGLKPELE